The genomic interval TTCCGAAGTATAATTTTGTCAAGCATTCTGTCTGTAAGAAGATTGTGAATTATCCAGCTTTGTATTTTGTCTCTATAAAGCGGATATCTTGTTTTTGGTTTTTTCTTATGAAAGATATCAAAAATTTTTGCTGCTACAAAATCTGCTGAAAGGTAATTCTTCTCTTGCTCATTTAAAGCTTCCTTGAAGCGGTTTATGGTTTTCCCCCAATCGCTGTCACCATATTTAACATTAACATCATCAACCGGAGCTTTGCCCCAAATTGGAGTATTAACAGAACCTGGACCAACGATGATTACATCGATACCATAAATAAGCAATTCACGGCGTAAGCTGTGTGAAATGGCTTCGACGGCATGTTTAGATGCTGCATAAGGTCCGGCAAATGGATATCCAATCTTGCCGGAAACAGAACTGATATTGATTATTTTTCCCGGAGTAAGCGGATAATTTTGTTTTGCTCCAAGCAGAGGCAAAAAGGACCTGGTTACATTTAATAAGCCAAAAACGTTTACATCAAACTGTTGTTGAAGTTCATCCGTCGGGACATGCATTAATGGGCCGCTAATGGCAATACCGGCATTATTAATCAAACCTGAAAGCCCGGAATTGCCAATATTTTTTTTTGTAATTTCTACGCTTTCTTTGATTGCTTCAGAATTAGTAACATCAAAAATAAGTGGAATAAAATTTGGTCCGATTTCTTTGTTAATCTTAATAGCATCTTCTTTTTTACGGACGCTACCAAAAACTTTATACCCTGCATTTGCAAACATTTTTACACATTCTAAACCGATACCGCTGGATACCCCTGTAATTACAATTGATTTCATGATATTAATCTTGTTTAATTATTCGTGATAATATGCAAACAGGGCAGCACCAGTTGCAATAATCAAATAAGGTAGTTTTTAATTATTTGTGTCTTGTAAGATTGGATTTAAACCTGGACTAAACAAATTAAAACTAAGGCCAGGGATGTAAAAAATGCATAAGAGGGTGTTACAAGTGGTATCGCTTTATTTGGCAGGATTAGACCAAAAAAACCTTTGTCATCACCAATCATTTTTTGAAAGTTAGTTAACGGGCATTTGCCTTTATTTATCCAGAGAAGCATTCCCTCCAGCAATATTGCGCAAAGTGCGCTGTATGTCCAAAAGTTGATGGTTCCGGAGAATACAGAATAATATACATATCCCAGGCAGAATGTTAAAAATATTACAATAATGCTATGTATAATTCTGCTAATAATTATCATATTTTATAGATTAAGTTTTTCAATTTGTCTATGTTTAAACGAGCTAACATATTTTAACATTTTACTATATTGATTTATTTCCTTTGAAACCTGTATGAAAAATAATACAAAAGCATATATTTTTACTGCAATGGCCATTTTATTTTGGGCAACTTCGGCAACGGCTTTTAAAATTGCATTGAAATATGTATCCCCATTTCATTTGTTACTATACAGTGTATTTGTTTCAACCATCTCACTTTTTGTTATAATAATTATTCAGAAAAAACTGAATCAGTTATTTAGGTTAAAATTAAAAAATATTCTGATTTTTGCCGGTCTTGGCTTTTTAAATCCATTTCTTTATTATTTAATTTTGTTTGAAGCATATAGTTTATTGCCGGGGCAAATTGCAATGTCATTAAACTATGCCTGGCCAATTGCTTTAATTCTGCTATCTGTTCCAATCCTGAAACAAACGCTTACTTCGCAACAGGTTTTAGCGGTGTTGATTAGTTTTATTGGCGCAGTAATAATTGCCACACGTGGAGAGATCATCTCCTTTACAAATGTCAGCTATTTAGGGGTAACACTCGCAATTGTCAGCACACTTATCTGGGCAACATTTTGGCTGACAAATGCCAAAGATAAGCAGGACCCGGTCATCAAATTATTTATCGGATTTTGTTTCGGTCTGGTATATACTTTTTTGGCAAGTCCTTTTTGGGGTGGGATTGAAATACCGGTTTTTGAAGCCTGGGTGCCATTAATCTATATCGGTATGTTTGAGATGGGAGTAACTTTTGTCCTTTGGTTGATAGCTCTAAAACTTGCATCAAGTGCAGCCAGGATTGGAAACCTTATTTTCATTGCCCCATTTTTGTCTTTGGTGTTTCTAAATCTGATTTTGGGAGAAGAAATCTATGTTTCCACATTTTTGGGACTGGTGTTAATTGTAGCCGGGATAATTATTCAGACATTTGCCTCAAAGGACAATCTGTAAAACAGGAGTGCCTCGTGTGGTTTGAGGCCCTCCATATGAGAAAATGAGAATAAGGTTTATAAAATATTTTTACCTGTAAACTTCAATTGTTTTTATTTTGGCCGGGTTAATTGCCATCTGGCCTTGTGTTTCCAAACTGGCAATTTTATCAACCACGTCCATTCCTTTGGTTACTTCGCCAAAAACGGTGTACTGTTTGTCTAAACCCTGACGGTCACCATGCATTATAAAAAATTGTGAACCGGCACCGGCATTTATGTTCGGTGTTCTGGCAGTTGATAAAATTCCGCGTTTATGGGTTCTTTCATTAAATTCGTGAGGTATATTGGCAATTGGGCCTCCAGAACCATACAGTGCTTTATTTGATGTTTTTGTATGAGGATCACCGCCTTGTATCATAAATCCAGCCATTACGCGGTGAAAGAGGGTATTATCATAATAGCCACTTTCTGCCCTGGTAATAAAATTGAAACATTGGATTGGGGCTGATTCAGGAAAGAATTTAACTTCAATGTTACCATAATCGGTTATAAAACGTGCCTTAATCCCATTCAGTTTGCTGGCAAGAAACAACAATTTGTCATCACTCATGCGCATTTTTGTGATCATGGATTCAAGTTTTGTTACCTGTTCTTTAAGTTTTTCATTTTCAGGTGCTAAATCCTTTTTTCCTTCACATGAAAATAAAACCACAAAAAAAATGGGCAGAATAAATTTTGCAAATCTCATAAACTAAATCTCCTTAAAATTTTAAAAAGTTTAAATTAATTTGAATTAATAATCTATGCAACATTAGCTTTGATTATCGTATGTTAATACTCGACTATGGTCTGAGCTAATAAATGGAGCCTTTTATGAATAACATTGTGAGATTTAGTTTCTTCGCTTTTCTTTTTTTAGTCTCTTGCGATGTAAATATAAATAAAGATTTTGTTATCCCTGATAATACTACAGTAGAGAATGACCTGATCTCAGTAAACGGGAATATAAATATTGGTGAAAATTGCATTGTTGAGGCTAATCTCAGCACTGTAAATGGTAATATTGAAATCAAAAAATTCACTCGTATTGAATCTTCCATCCAAACTGTAAATGGAAATATTTCTATAATTGAAAAAGTAAAAGTGGATGGGGACATTACAAGTTTAACCGGTCTCATTGAAATAAATAATTCTACAGTTGTTGGAAATGTCTCAAACATTAGCGGCGATATTGAAGTAAATAAAATAGAACTCGATGGCGATTTGATTTCAAACTTCGGCAAGATTACGATCGAAAACAATTCAGAGATAAATGGATCTGTAGTCATTAAGGCTAATGATGAAATCCCTGAGAAATTGAGAAATGTTAAAATTATCATTTCTGACAGCTCCGTAATCCAGGGTGATTTAGTTAATGATAACAGAGATGTCATTGTCTCGGTTTTTATCGAAGAGGGAAGTTCAATCTATGGGGAAATAATTGACGCTGATCTTGTTGATCAAATTGAAGATCTCGATTATAAATAATTTCAATTATATTTTTTTTACATCAAATAATAGAAATTGCCAGTAACAAATTCCTACCAGTAAATACCATAATTTTGAAAAAAATATGATAATTCCGCGAGAATTTTAGAATTCCGATTATTTATGTTTCTCCATGCAAAATATTTTGGAAAAAGCATAATGCAAAGGAATGTTATAATCATGTTTTCTTCAATTCTTGTTTTGGGGATATTTCTTTTTAATAACTTTGGGGCAGACAATTCAAGTCTTTCATTACCAAAGGTGGTGAATAATGGTTCTTTCGTTGTATTGGAGTTATTTACATCTCTAAGTTGTTCAAGTTGCCCGGATGCTGAAAAACATCTTGCAGAAGTACAGAAAATAGCAGATAAGGAAGGGTTGCCTGTTTACCCGATTTCTTTCCATGTGGATTACTGGAACCATCTTGGTTGGGTAGATAAATTTAGTAATGAAATTTATAGCGAACGACAGCAACAATACTCAAGGGTTTTTAAAAAATATAATATTTATACACCCCAAATGGTTGTGAACGGCCAATTTGAATTTGTCGGTTCAAATAGATCCCTTTGTGAAAAAAAGATAGCGGGGTTCTTAGATAATAAGCCAGAAACTAATAC from Calditrichota bacterium carries:
- a CDS encoding SDR family oxidoreductase; amino-acid sequence: MKSIVITGVSSGIGLECVKMFANAGYKVFGSVRKKEDAIKINKEIGPNFIPLIFDVTNSEAIKESVEITKKNIGNSGLSGLINNAGIAISGPLMHVPTDELQQQFDVNVFGLLNVTRSFLPLLGAKQNYPLTPGKIINISSVSGKIGYPFAGPYAASKHAVEAISHSLRRELLIYGIDVIIVGPGSVNTPIWGKAPVDDVNVKYGDSDWGKTINRFKEALNEQEKNYLSADFVAAKIFDIFHKKKPKTRYPLYRDKIQSWIIHNLLTDRMLDKIILRKFFK
- a CDS encoding DMT family transporter, translating into MKNNTKAYIFTAMAILFWATSATAFKIALKYVSPFHLLLYSVFVSTISLFVIIIIQKKLNQLFRLKLKNILIFAGLGFLNPFLYYLILFEAYSLLPGQIAMSLNYAWPIALILLSVPILKQTLTSQQVLAVLISFIGAVIIATRGEIISFTNVSYLGVTLAIVSTLIWATFWLTNAKDKQDPVIKLFIGFCFGLVYTFLASPFWGGIEIPVFEAWVPLIYIGMFEMGVTFVLWLIALKLASSAARIGNLIFIAPFLSLVFLNLILGEEIYVSTFLGLVLIVAGIIIQTFASKDNL
- a CDS encoding DUF1223 domain-containing protein; protein product: MQRNVIIMFSSILVLGIFLFNNFGADNSSLSLPKVVNNGSFVVLELFTSLSCSSCPDAEKHLAEVQKIADKEGLPVYPISFHVDYWNHLGWVDKFSNEIYSERQQQYSRVFKKYNIYTPQMVVNGQFEFVGSNRSLCEKKIAGFLDNKPETNTQIEATFEHLNDTIKIKYDINKFNSGYVNFALVENSREIEVKSGENAGKKIKCINIVRAFKQKNSLEKSGTILFKCPPDIDRNNMHILVYLQNKVDMRVRGATLAKLI
- a CDS encoding peptidylprolyl isomerase; this encodes MSDDKLLFLASKLNGIKARFITDYGNIEVKFFPESAPIQCFNFITRAESGYYDNTLFHRVMAGFMIQGGDPHTKTSNKALYGSGGPIANIPHEFNERTHKRGILSTARTPNINAGAGSQFFIMHGDRQGLDKQYTVFGEVTKGMDVVDKIASLETQGQMAINPAKIKTIEVYR